One Palaemon carinicauda isolate YSFRI2023 chromosome 4, ASM3689809v2, whole genome shotgun sequence DNA segment encodes these proteins:
- the LOC137639581 gene encoding uncharacterized protein, which translates to MEVDTEKRGLADRLDSTTMAQGALVRWQRVPGKKSLTSLNPNLQHNYQAQKNHQFPAQSPGPAQPIRSPVQLAALAQFPSAAELPGSPAQPPIPCTTRRPSTATRQPSSATKSSTVSRLSRTTRQASKTARLSTISWRSITTRPPRTTLVPCTISSPRRTNRQPSRTARASKTTRQPEKPLGCQAELPSPAKPQGSPTQPPDSGQPLGTIERLGSQAQPPGKAIPSVPAKPLDCPAELPDPAKSQAPDEILDCPAKPPVTSTTSRPRRTTRQPSSVTKPSTILRSGRTTMQLSKTSKLPIPSRPAELPGPAKTTRQPTQPPGSAQFLVTAEPLGSQAQPPGPAQPPAPAKPLGHPAQLPDLAQSPAPAELLGSAAKPSVPSTTSRPSRTIKQPSTTNRPSTISRLSRTTSPSSTTTSSQHNL; encoded by the exons GACTTCTCTAAACCCAAatctccag CACAACTACCAGGCCCAGAAAAACCACCAGTTCCCAGCACAATCTCCAGGCCCAGCACAACCAATTCGCAGTCCAGTACAACTAGCAGCCCTAGCACAATTCCCAAGTGCAGCAGAACTACCGGGTAGTCCTGCACAACCACCAATTCCCTGCACAACCCGCAGGCCCAGCACAGCAACTAGGCAGCCCAGCAGTGCTACCAAGTCCAGCACAGTCTCTAGGCTCAGCAGAACTACTAGGCAGGCCAGCAAAACTGCTAGACTCAGCACGATCTCCTGGAGAAGCATAACTACCAGGCCCCCCAGGACAACGCTAGTTCCCTGCACGATCTCCAGCCCCAGAAGAACCAATAGGCAGCCCAGCAGAACTGCCAGGGCCAGCAAAACTACTAGGCAGCCCG AAAAACCCCTAGGCTGTCAAGCAGAACTGCCCAGCCCAGCAAAACCACAAGGTAGCCCAACACAACCACCTGACTCAGGACAACCTCTTGGCACAATAGAACGACTTGGTAGCCAAGCACAACCACCAGGCAAAGCAATACCATCAGTCCCAGCAAAACCACTAGACTGTCCAGCAGAACTACCAGATCCAGCAAAGTCTCAAGCTCCAGATGAAATTCTAGACTGCCCGGCAAAACCTCCAGTTACCAGCACAACCTCCAGGCCCAGAAGAACCACTAGGCAGCCCAGCAGTGTTACCAAGCCCAGCACAATATTAAGGTCTGGCAGAACTACTATGCAGCTCAGCAAAACTTCAAAACTACCAATTCCAA GCAGACCAGCAGAGCTGCCAGGCCCAGCAAAAACCACAAGGCAGCCAACACAACCACCAGGCTCAGCACAATTTCTTGTCACAGCAGAACCACTTGGTAGCCAAGCACAACCACCAGGCCCAGCACAACCACCAGCCCCAGCAAAACCACTAGGCCATCCAGCACAACTACCAGACCTAGCACAGTCTCCAGCCCCAGCAGAACTTCTAGGCAGCGCGGCAAAACCATCAGTTCCCAGCACAACCTCCAGGCCCAGCAGAACCATTAAGCAGCCCAGCACAACTAACAGGCCCAGCACAATCTCCAGGCTAAGCAGAACTACCAGCCCATCCAGCACAACCACCAGTTCCCAGCACAACCTCTAG